The nucleotide window TGGAAGGATATTTTACATCCAAATTTTTTTTACATTATCTTCTTTTCTTGGGAGTAAAAGAAGGGTGAGGTGAGAGTGCTCTACGACAACGCCCTAGGGATGGTGGTAGCAATGAGGGTCTTTACGGGTTGTATGATGATGACAAGGACAATGAAGGTACAAAGTCGATGGGTAACATATAGCGAGTGATAAAGGTGATGATCGACGGGATAGAGGTtaagattaattttattttttttaaagaaaggaTATTATGTGGTCTTAAAGTAAAGTTGAAGATGtttgaaggggaaaaaaaagaaactttAGTTTGTTTTTTCGAATTTGCCCTTTAGATTATTCAGGCACAAACTCAGTTGGTAAAGCCTCGACCGAGTGCACAGGGGTTGTTGATGAACGGCTTGGATCAATTGCCAGCCTATCTTAAAACAACGTTGGAATTATGATAGGATTCGGATTCCGATACTATTTCAATCCGATCCGCTAATTCCCGGAGTAATAAAGGAAACAAGCGTGGGAGGAATAGTCGATTGACGACCGACCGCCCCAACGTGAGAAACCCTCGCCTcccaaggaagaaaaagaaaagggcgCGATCGGCTGAAGTACCCCGTTGGCGATGGCCCCTCATCCTCCTCCGTCGGCGACGGCGGCCGCCCAGCACGTGCAGCAGTTCCTGACGACGGCCCTGTCGCAGCGGGGCCCGGCGGCGCTGCCCTACTCGGAGGACGTGAAGTGGCATATACGGCAGCACCTGGTGGCGCTGGCGGAGGCCTTCTCCTCCCTCCGCCCTCGCACAGCCACCTTCACCCATAACGACGGCCGTTCCGCCCATCTCCTTCAGGCGGAGGGAACCATCCCGATCTCCTTCCGCGGCGCCGTGTACCACCTCCCGGCCTCCGTTTGGCTCCTCGAGTCCTACCCCCGACGCCCCCCTGCCGTCTACCTCACCCCCACCCGCGACATGCTCGTGAAGCCTGGTCACCCCCTCGTAGATCCCTCCGGGCTCGTCCGCGAGGATGCCGCCCCCTACCTCCGCTCGTGGGTCTTCCCCGCCTCCAACCTCGTTGACCTCGTCCGATCGCTCTCTCACCTCTTCGGCCTCGATCCCCCTCTGTACACCCGCCCCAACCACGCTACAACTTCTCCTTccccctccctctctccctccccTTCTCCCttgccctcctcctccttctcgtcCCCGTATGGCGTTGGCGTTGGTAGCCCTTCACGATTCCCCCCGCCCCCGTCGTCACAGACCTATCCACACTTGCGGCCCACCGAGGACCCCGCCGAGGTCTTCCGCCGCAACGCTGTTGCCAAGATCTTGGATGCCGTCCATACGGACATGGGTGCAATGCGCCGTGCTCAGGAGGCTGAGATGGAGGGCCTCTTCTCCACCCAGGCCGAGCTACGGCGGCGTGAAGAGGAACTTACCCACGGGCTCCGTGAGATGGTCGAGGAGAAGGAGGGCCTTGAGCAGCAGCTGCAACTCGTCCTCATGAACACGGATTTGCTTGAGGGGTGGGCGAGAGAGAATGAGGGGCTGTGTCGGCGGTGCCATGATGGGGTTGATGTGGATGATGTCTTTGAGCCAGTTGATGCCTTGTCGAGGCAGATGCAAGAGTGCACGGCAGCCGACCTGGCAACTGAGGACACCATCTATGCGCTGGACAAAGCTGTGCAAGAGGGAGCAATACCATTTGACTCGTATCTGAAAAACATAAGGGCATTGTCAAGGGAGCAGTTCTTCCACCGGGCGTTGGCAGCCAAGGTTCGTGCTACACTTGTGCAGGCCCAGGTTACAAGCATGGCTGCACGAGTGCCACACTATGCTTCCTAGTGGAGGTCAGTGATGGCTTTTAGATTGTACACAGTGGTCCAGTTGTTATTCTATTTGTCAATTTTCTAGGTTGGATTTATTTATATTATCCACTGATGGGTCATTGAATAAATCATCTCTATGAACTTACTGCTTTATCCATCTTGGTGATTTGTGATGTATTTGTTGGGATTAAGTTTGAAGTCTATgagattttagacttgatcttgtaTTTCTCTCATTTATGTCGGTGTAAGACATGATATTTGATTTATCTAATACTTTATTCTGTATGATAATTTGTTATAATGTTTTTCATTTATGCCTTTACAATATCGTTAGTGGGATGTATGAGACCAGATTATGTCTCTTCAGATATATGTTGATGTGCATATTGATTGCCATTCTATTCTTATGCAATGGAATTTTAGCTTTTATTATAGTTTAATGATGCTTCTAATATTGGTGATGTCATTAGACAATAAATTTTTTAGCCTATAGAACCAAACTACTGATATTGCAGGCATTCAAAATTGTTGTCATAACGTGAGACTTTATCATGATGTTCTTATTGGAGAACCAACATGATTTCTTTTAGGATTCATCCTGATAGTGATATGTTGGCAGTCCACCCCGTAAAAGGGAGGCTCTAGAACAAGAAAGAGCTCGAATTCAGAAAAGAAAAACTACTCAGATATGAAGTCATTAAATCACCTTGTGCATCATGATTTTGTTAGCCAGAAGCACTTAGAGTAGATGTTATACATGTGAAACTGAGACAAGACTAAGCTAAGGCGGAAGTCCATCCAAGTTTATGTGAATAACCAGATCAAGCCTAATTTAATCTCAAAAGGAGAAACTGATATAACTGAATTCATCCAATTATCTGATGTAATAAAATCTAATCAGCTGATGTCTGCAGAGAAAAAGAAGATTAAGAAAATGTTGTGCAATAAGTTTATGTTCTGCATTTTGTCTTATCTGGTTCACCATATCCTTAGACTGCTTACTCCTAAAAGAATTAGGTTAAATTTAGTCCAAGGGTCTAGCCTGcaggttttttttttgttgaagatTTGGGATCCCTTATTGACCAGGTGGTCAATAAGGGACTCTTGCATATTCTATAATAATTGCAATTTCTGATGAAGTGGTTGAATTAAATTGAATTTAAGGCTATAATGATAGATGATATATTGGTGAGAAGACAAATACCAGTCTCTGAATGCTTCTTTGTTTAAGATTGCTAATATTTATTAACGTTAAGTTTTGCATTGGATGTGCACGAGTTAAGATTGTTTCGAGGAAAAATGCATGTTCCTCACACCACAATGGGCATAGCTTTAGTCATAAAGATAATCTCTATCATTACGAACAAGATTGTGTACATGGGCCCTTCACAGACTCTGCATTAGTGGAAGTCCCATTCACTGGTTGTCCCTTTTTCAATGAAAACATTGTACATCTTGCTTTCCCTCATTTTTTCACACCACAGAAGGAAAAACTCTGAAAAGCTTGACAATTATTCTACCAGGACTAAAGGAGTGATGGCTCAAACGGTAGTTTAAATAAACATTAATTGTTTTATAGCATCAAATGCTCTTAGTTGATTTATCATTGCTTAAACTAGCATTTGTAATTGTCATGTTACAATAATGAGCTACCCAGTGTGGTATTCATGTTTTCCATGATGGAAATTGCTCGTTATGTTAAATTACTCAGCACTACTTGAACACATTTTTGAGCTCAACTCTGAGTTTTGAGTCCAGCTGAGGTTCCTTAAATAAGTAGAGCTTTGCTCGGTTTATTGATTGGATCCCTTTTAACTGGATGTGGTTCATTGGTACttgttaattttttaatttaatttttctaaatgtGAAGTAGACATGTGGCTTATACCTGTTAATTATGTGATACTAAGACAACATCCATTGATGCAATGTTTAATCTTTGGCATCATGTAGGATACTTATTAAACtctgattataatttttatgggTCAACTAGGAATTGCTCTCTCCCAACATCAGACTTGCTCATTACACCAAACATAACTTCTTTCTAGGTGCACTATATGTATTTATCTTCTCATGGATCATAGGGTTGGACCATTATGATTTTTATGTCCTTGTGAAAGAATTATTACGTCATGaatgattatgattttgataGAAATGCTTGAAATTGTGAAACTCATATGTGCATGTTGTCAAGTAGGTAATTATTTGGATCAGATAGAAGTTCTCAGTCTATAATAAGATGTTATTCCACGAGTGTTTGATGTATCAAGGTAATGAATTAATCAAGGcacagttttctttttttttacaacaGATACAGAAGCACCTGTCTTTTGTACAATTGATACAGAAGCGAAGAACCTGTTTGTTTTTTGAAATGTCCACTGAACAATTTGAAATTTCCCATCAAGTCGGCATTCTTCATTGTAGGGTATAACGTGGGTAGCCATTTGGGTCTCACTATTTTAGTCTGTCTCAATTTCATCTTGTTAACAAAAAAGTACTGTCTCACTATTGTTTatctggacttgtttagcttgtcTTATATTAATTTTGCAACGTCAAAAGTTCTTAAACTCATCTTGTTAACAAAGTTGTATTATATATCCATTACCTTTTACTGATCAGTAGTATCTCAATTATAGTGACCACCTAAATTGCACTGTTTAGCTTTTGCTTGCCACGTCAGAAACATCTCAAAACATATGGTGGTCACCTACAGTTTATATTTAATGAGATGAGCATGGGCATGAGTCAATGActtttttattttgttgaatGATTTCTAGCATCTTTCTGGGGGTGGTAGAATTTCCGGTTATGTTATATTGTTCGCATGTGGTTACTAATAGTTTGGAATTTGGAGTATTAAGTTCAGCTTGCAGCCAATGCTGGTTATTTGTCTTCTTTCCATCTGTTAAAAGGAATTACCTCAAAACATGTAAGGCTGGTTAGGGTGGGCAGAAGGTCAATCTTGTTGGTTATTGCTCTAGTCATGCAACAGCAATAAATCTTTGATTTTTTTCTGGACTTAGGAAGAGTTTGGTGAAGGAGAATCTAACAAGCTATTGTATAGGAAGTGTTCTTCTTAAAAGGTACATATAACCTAACATGCTTACACAGGGGAAAACACCAAACACATTCTAGAAACAGCTGTGAGCAAAATCATAGAGAATCATAAGAAGCTAATAAATAGGACTACTACATGTGTAAGTTTCCTTTTGAGAATCCGAACACTATTATCTTAGCAATTGCTGGTAAAGAAGTGCAGTTTTCCTGTTTAGAATGTATGTAGTTGTTCAAACCACTGTAATTAAACTTGTAGTGTCATGTGAAAATTTTCTGTTTGAAGCATGAGAGAATTAATATTCTGACTATTacgaaataattttatttatgttttttgtttcttggatTCTTATAGTGTTAGCTCTTTGCAGGTGGGTTCTATAGGTTAAAGATCAAACTAGGATATCAgttttttcttcatcttcttgTCACAGGTGTTGTCTTAAAGAGTTTGTGGTCTTTGGTTGTCTTCAGTGCAGTGATATGGATATTCCTGATGGTGAGTTGCATTTcctttcccccccccccctccccttccCTTCCACAGACAGAGAAACGTCACCCTGGTCGACTTATCATTCCAAAAACTTTACAATGCCAATTTGGAGATCCATATCAGAGTTGGTTGATGAGTTGCCTCTTCGCAAATAATGTCGATTTTGGTGTTATGCATTGTAGCAAAACAAACGGATGTCTGATACTTACTCTCAATTTTATGTAAAATTAAACTTATTGGCTATCGATCTTTTTCTAGACTAATATTCTTCTGCAAGTGTTATATTAAACTGCATATAAGATACTCTTGCACGAATTCAAGCCTGAGATCATTTTGTTACGCTTACTGATAGCGAAAAGTTTCTGAACCGTTGTTAGTTCTGTTCTCAACCGATGGAATACTATTCTATTGGCATGCACATAAATGTGCACCGCGCCCGCTAGCAATTAACTGGCTGGCATTACCATGCCGACACGACAACTGTAAGCATTCCCCTCCCCTCAGAAAGTTGTCGAACGCCGATAACCACATTTTGGACAAGGGGGTTGTATGTATCTCCTCCCAAAAACCACATGCTTGGAGAAAACTTCGTAAATCCATTTATGTAAAAGTACAAAATATGATATCCATCCAAAAGCTATTACAAAAACACatggaatatcatatttcagatttGTAATATGATATTCTAAATCCTAAAATATTAAATAGATCTAGCAAacgtaaaaaaaaatatttttcaccttTGATTGATTATCtatctttttttgttattttgtatCAATGATAAAAGATACTTCGAGGATTAAgaggagaaaaataaataaataatgggaAGAAAAATATTTGTATGGAAGGAGTTGAAATAGTttgttaaaattaaatataagttgaagattttattaatttttagatGATTGTataaagtaaataataaaataatatttttattattttttctaaggAGATTGTCGATAGTAAGTGATTGTCCGTAGCGACGAGGGGGCTTATGAATAGTAAGCTTATTGTAAAATAGTAAACAATAAATTATCAATAGAAATCTCCAAAAGTAATAAAGAATTAGAGTAAGTTAATGGGTTAGGCCCAAAAAGGCCTTTTATGGCCAACCCGGTTGCGTAGCCCAGCAACTCCGGCATTTTGGGTTAGGGTTTAGGTGGGAAGTGCACGAGAGAGTTCGAGTGAGGTGAGAGACAGAgcagaaggagagggagagagagaggggaagaagCGAAAGCCggagagagaggagggagagggGAAGATGAGCCGGAGCCTGGGAATCCCGGTGAAGCTGCTGCATGAGGCGGCGGGACACGTTGTGACGGTGGAGCTCAAGAGCGGCGAGCTCTACCGTGGCTCCATGATCGAGTGCGAGGACAACTGGAACTGCCAGCTTGAGAACATCACCTACACCGCCAAGGTCATCCGCTTCGTCCCCCGTCTCCCTTCCCCCTCCTCTTCGTTTTCACGCAATGAAAATTAGGGTTTTGGTCTACCAACGACATCTGGTAGCAGTCGATTTATTCTTTGTATCTTATTTGGTTgtgttattttcttcttgattagGATGGGAAAGTGTCGCAACTGGAGCATGTTTTCATCCGAGGCAGCAAAGTCAGGTAAACTGATGGTTCCCGGTTTGTTATTGTATGCCGTGTGTCCATTGAGTGCAGTTTCCTTGGCGCCAACAAAATATTGGTTGTCATTGTAGGTTTATGGTGATCCCTGATATGCTGAAAAATGCTCCAATGTTTAAGCGTTTGGATGCGAGAATCAGAGTAAGATAAACTTCTTTTACTCTTGTTGCCTAACAGTATGCACTTGTTTTTTCCCTTCTGTTTCTTAATTAAAATGCTGGATTCGTAAAGGGCAAGGGATCGTCTCTTGGAGTTGGTCGCGGTCGTGCTGTTGCTATGCGAGCTCGGGTGAGTATCCTGCAAAGAGATCTTCTAGCATATTGTAGAATAGTTTGTACACTTGTATGAGTCCTTATAGAACTGGAGTGAGATAATTTATCCATCCTGCTGGCTAGCTAAGTTTTGGTCTTTACTGTTCAGGATCTTTGTTCCTGTATTGTTTTGCATACTGTCATTCGAATAATTGTTGTTTTTATTAGTTAATATGCTTGTCCATGCTACCTTTAAATTTTCTGCTCATGTTGAGCTATTCGGTACTTACTGCATCTAACCAATTCCTCGATTTTCTTTGTTGAACTGATAGACCCCTTGATAAGCTATGAATGTTGGCTGGTGTGATAAAAGCAAGGATTAAAAGCATCTGCTAGTTCCTTATAGTTGTCACCTAAATCTGATTACCTGGACTTAACCTTGACCCTGCCTGTAACTGATATTCAACATTGATGCAATAAAAAAAGACCAAAATTGAAAAAGGGAGTGAAGGATGAGGAAAGCATAACCATGAAGACAGAGGTTAGAAGCAACACGAAACTTGAGAACATATATAAGGATTTGAAGAGCTCGGGAGGTTGAATACTTTTGAGGGAAAGTCAAAGGATAGAAGTAGGATGAAATATTTGAAAAGGCTAGATTTACTTGCACTAGAGGAGTTCTTTTTTCTCTTAGCACTGCTAGCCGTCCTTTTATAGAGGTTGACAGAGAACATAAATACAATCAGTTAGGAAACAAGTACCTgcctttttgatttttttttctaatatatagatgtacacattaaaaatataaattttgtaaTTAGACCCTTGACTCAAGAATATAAGCATGACTGAAATAAACTTTTCATAACTTCCACAATTATGATTGCAGACTGTGTTGCATTATGCCTGCAATGTACTAGCAAATCATATTGGTTGAGACTTGGAACATTACATGGCATGTGACTAGCTTggtctagcatatcatcatactACAGGGTAAGATGGCTTACATATCGAGTCAATATAATGTTGtcacattgtcacggacttagttggttttgccttagTGGTACGACACTCTTGTGTGTTCGTCTGTAAAGGATCAACCTTCATGGaatctcttatggtcccttaaggatttacaaaagagaagatgggTTAGAAAAGCATttaactcgggatccacaagcagtcatttcggcaaacacttgatagacaatacaaattacaaacatagacttctcAAGCTCTGAATGGTCATGCGATAAAGGGTCCAAGGTAGTTCGTCGCCGTCAAAAGtctccacaagtgcccacatgacattaCTGCGGAACAAGGCAGCAAATCAACCCTAGACACTACCCTAAAGGCCTATCCAACCATGTGCCACTCGGGTAGCTCCTGGGTGTTATGTTGGTTAGCACTTCGTACTACTTTGCAGAGCTAGAAAACTCCCAAAATAGTTGTCTGAATGGCTTGATTTTAGGTAGTTTTGCCTTTGCGCGATGACTGCACACAACTTTCATTTACAAACCTGAACGAccacaaaagccaaccaaaatggggtTGTCAAATCTATCGTAAGCCCTCTACATGTTATACATAGCATAAACGAAATCGAAAGCCACgaacatatatgagcattacatcgaacaccctatTTACAGCTTTGTGacattcttctctacttattcctttgacgtcctcgtcgaagcctttgcggaTGCTGCATCTTCGTGCCTTtactgaatcttcaatcttctgctccaattgtaatgtgcctcttggctcccaattgctcttaGTCGTTGTTATTGAGTAGTtaaactttgatccgccatgctcctTCAACTTGTCAATAACTCTGACTTTGATATGGGATCAATTGAGTTATGCTAATCTTTGTTGGTTTTTATGGATGCTTCAGATAAAGGAAAACATCGTCCTTGTTATGCGCTAGTCTCTTAAACGTCTCATGCGACTTAAActtggtggatgcttgttggagctttaacgagcatcgcctcatagattttaaagttttttatatatttatttcataaaatttGTCGATTGATTTCTCTTCCACTTCGTTGtcgcttccaagtaggttcgcaccacttccactttcgattggtgttctgttaggaaatgaagcggacagtcTACTTTGATAGCatcgatcaccattggtgaggatttgataattgTTGTCTTCCACTTTCtttaaagggtctttgaacatgtgtagaGCTCTTATGTTGGATAAATAAGAAAACTGAGGTATTCGGTTTCActcattctcttaaggattgagaatATAAAGGTTAATTGACTTTGTTTGCCTCATCGAgagttatactccatgcatcgagctggttgctAGCCTTTGCCtgctttttgctcacacttccgaagcacccaaagtgtttgcactccttatgttgagttagctactatgattcgccTTCTCGTtgtcatcgaacttttggaatgcaagaagttttgttCGAAAAGAGCAAAAGTTTGTCTCAACTTGGAGCAAGTCttcaatagttttggtcgcctctaggattgtaccatcttcatcATTTTtgtcgcctactcctctgagtagaaaATGTACAATACCACGTATTGCTtatttcgttccttggtcgagcaCTTTTGTATTGACCCAAAATCCTTTACTTTtgtatattttgatgagaagcccgTTGACACTGGTATTACAAAGTTctctggcctttgcccttc belongs to Musa acuminata AAA Group cultivar baxijiao chromosome BXJ1-11, Cavendish_Baxijiao_AAA, whole genome shotgun sequence and includes:
- the LOC103970929 gene encoding protein ELC-like, which encodes MAPHPPPSATAAAQHVQQFLTTALSQRGPAALPYSEDVKWHIRQHLVALAEAFSSLRPRTATFTHNDGRSAHLLQAEGTIPISFRGAVYHLPASVWLLESYPRRPPAVYLTPTRDMLVKPGHPLVDPSGLVREDAAPYLRSWVFPASNLVDLVRSLSHLFGLDPPLYTRPNHATTSPSPSLSPSPSPLPSSSFSSPYGVGVGSPSRFPPPPSSQTYPHLRPTEDPAEVFRRNAVAKILDAVHTDMGAMRRAQEAEMEGLFSTQAELRRREEELTHGLREMVEEKEGLEQQLQLVLMNTDLLEGWARENEGLCRRCHDGVDVDDVFEPVDALSRQMQECTAADLATEDTIYALDKAVQEGAIPFDSYLKNIRALSREQFFHRALAAKVRATLVQAQVTSMAARVPHYAS
- the LOC135597047 gene encoding small nuclear ribonucleoprotein SmD3b-like, encoding MSRSLGIPVKLLHEAAGHVVTVELKSGELYRGSMIECEDNWNCQLENITYTAKDGKVSQLEHVFIRGSKVRFMVIPDMLKNAPMFKRLDARIRGKGSSLGVGRGRAVAMRARAQAAGRAGAPAGRGPVPPIRR